In the genome of Pempheris klunzingeri isolate RE-2024b chromosome 3, fPemKlu1.hap1, whole genome shotgun sequence, one region contains:
- the gng13a gene encoding guanine nucleotide-binding protein G(I)/G(S)/G(O) subunit gamma-13a: MEELDVPQMRREVESLQYQLAINREKSSITVTELVKWIEGCVCEDPFLNPELMRANPWVEKGKCVIL, translated from the exons atggAGGAGTTAGACGTTCCACAGATGAGGAGAGAAGTGGAAAGCCTTCAGTATCAGCTGGCAATCAACAGAGAGAAATCCTCCATCACCGtcactga gctGGTGAAGTGGATCGAGGGTTGTGTTTGTGAAGATCCATTTCTGAACCCTGAGCTGATGAGAGCTAACCCCTGGGTGGAGAAGGGCAAGTGTGTGATCCTCtaa